The DNA sequence AGATCCGCGACACGTCCTTCCCGGCCATGACGCGGCGGAACCAGTGCCGCTCACGCTCGGCGGCATGACGGAGCAGCCCGAGCAACGACATCGTCGACGGTGGCACCGACCGCCGGGCGAGCTGCTCCGCGTCGAGGCCGGCGCACTTCAACTCCAGCGTGCGACGGTGGTACCGCAACTCGCCGACCAGGACGCTCCGCTCGTCCGCACCCGGAGAGTCGACGCGGGGATCCTCCTCCGGCGCGACGAACATGTCCTCCCAGCCGAACCGGCGTGGACCGGCCCCCGCACCGGTGCTCGTGTCAGGCATGGCTGGACCATGCCGGAAACAGTCCGGGCCGGCAAACGCCGGGCACCCGGTGCCCTCAGGACGCGTCGGTCGCGATGCCGGGATCGGCGCCGGGATCGCCGGCGCGCCGGAGCTGCTCCTCGAACATCACGAAGGTGCGCCGCCGGATGCCCCGGATAAGTGCCTGCTCGTGCGGCGTCGGGTAGCGACGTTCCTCACGGATGGTGTCCTCAATCCCTCGAACGGTCTCGTAGAGCGCGAAGAGGGGACCCTCACCGCGAAGGTAGCGGCCCCGCTCCTGCTCCACGTACCAGACGAACTCGTTGCGATCGATCTCATGTACCTCGTCGCCCCCCACGAAGAGCACCTTGTCCACGAGATTGTTCGCCGCGCGCCAGCCACCGGTATCCGGCGAGAGTCGCCAGCCGGCCGCGCCACCGCCTTCTGCCTGCACCAGCTTCAGCGGGGACTCGTAGTAAAGGAAGAATTTCGGCAGCGCCAAGCCGGGCAGATGCGTCATCGCCGTCACAGCCCTCCCAGCCCACCCTGCAAGGCATCCCAGTAGATGCCCTGGGCCCGCCTCAGAAGGCCATCCCGAACCGCTGTCTCGAACGTCGTCAACGGTCGATGATCCAACTCTGCCAATGCTTCCAGATCTCGCCTGACCTCATAGAGCGCATGTTCCCACCCAGCTACATCCTCCATGGCGGCAAGGTGCAGGCGCAGCTCCCCCACATGCCCGTTCGAGAGGTTCAGATTCAACAAGATATCTCGGTAACCGCTGCTCTGGGGCGAGACAAAGCGGTCCTTGATGTCCATGACCAACACATCGGGACGATCAGCCAGAGCAGCCAGCGCGCCATAGATGTCACCAAGCGTGGCGAACTCCACCTTGGCTCCCGCCAGGTCTTTCAGGCGGGCGGCGTTGTTCCCGTACTCGGCCAACTTGTCCGTCACGCGTTTGCGGCTCTTGGGCTCGCTAC is a window from the Micromonospora sp. DSM 45708 genome containing:
- a CDS encoding DinB family protein, producing the protein MPDTSTGAGAGPRRFGWEDMFVAPEEDPRVDSPGADERSVLVGELRYHRRTLELKCAGLDAEQLARRSVPPSTMSLLGLLRHAAERERHWFRRVMAGKDVSRIWPTGDVDWHFNGAVADPALVGQAWTAWRREVGFAERFVAAAPDLEVRGHRGDRMVSLRELLVHAIGEYARHNGHADLLRERIDGRVGR